The genomic region ATACTCATCCCAGCAGACGGTGCTCTCGGCCGCACCTGATTATACCCCGGTACCTCAACTCCGCTGGTCTCGAACATAAGCCCCGCCGGCGTAGGATCCAACCCGGCCATGAACGGAAATGACGGCGTCTGCTGCTGGAAATTAAAGAGCGATCCACCGCTAGCTCCTAGACCACTCCCCATCTGATGAAAACCATTCAAGTCTCCAACTCCATAATTACTGCTATTATTATTGTTCATCATGCCGAAATTTAAGGCCATGTCGGTGGCGAAAGGCGACATGAAACGCAGAGGTGGGATTTGCGGGCTCATCCTCATGTTATTATTATCCGCCGAGCCGGCCGTGCTACTGTTGTTTAACCCTAAATTTGAGTGGCCCGACGAACCGGCCGAACCGGTTGGCCGGTCCGAGCTGCTGGCTGGGGACTTGGAGGCGCTGCTACTGGTTCCTTTGCTCCTTTTGTTTCTCCTGCAGCCGCCGCCAACTGGAACATTACGCAGGGCCCCGCCTCGCGTCCAGTACCTTCTACAAGTCTTGCAGAAGTGGCGGGGCTGTGTGAGGCTGTAGTTGTTGAAGTAGCAGAACTTAGTGTGTGTGGATTCGCACCGCGGACATTTTAGTGCTTGCTCTGGGAGGGGGATGTTGGCCATGCGAGCTCGATCTGCCATAGAGCCTGGCCTGATCGAGCCCGCACCACCTACCCCACAGCCGTCATGAGGGTTTGAAGGCAGcggcggaggaggaggcggAAGGAAGTGagagttgttgttgttgatgttgttgttgctaaTGTTATTGGTGTTGCTTCCTGTTAAGTGGTGGTGATGATTTGGTTGCTGCAAATGAAaggagagaaaaataaaattaaaaggcaAAAATCAAATATCTGGTATATGCATGAAGATCatgaaataaaacaataagaatatttagcttttgaattttttgttttctcactTTTGTGG from Pyrus communis chromosome 9, drPyrComm1.1, whole genome shotgun sequence harbors:
- the LOC137746065 gene encoding dof zinc finger protein DOF2.4-like isoform X1 produces the protein MVFSSIPAYLDPANWQQQPNHHHHLTGSNTNNISNNNINNNNSHFLPPPPPPLPSNPHDGCGVGGAGSIRPGSMADRARMANIPLPEQALKCPRCESTHTKFCYFNNYSLTQPRHFCKTCRRYWTRGGALRNVPVGGGCRRNKRSKGTSSSASKSPASSSDRPTGSAGSSGHSNLGLNNSSTAGSADNNNMRMSPQIPPLRFMSPFATDMALNFGMMNNNNSSNYGVGDLNGFHQMGSGLGASGGSLFNFQQQTPSFPFMAGLDPTPAGLMFETSGVEVPGYNQVRPRAPSAGMSISQMASVKMELESQQQQQQQQQNQELNLSRQLLGMNNNSGNDQFWSNGGGRGSGGSSTTTAWTDLLGFNSTSTTSNNINNPL
- the LOC137746065 gene encoding dof zinc finger protein DOF5.1-like isoform X2, translating into MADRARMANIPLPEQALKCPRCESTHTKFCYFNNYSLTQPRHFCKTCRRYWTRGGALRNVPVGGGCRRNKRSKGTSSSASKSPASSSDRPTGSAGSSGHSNLGLNNSSTAGSADNNNMRMSPQIPPLRFMSPFATDMALNFGMMNNNNSSNYGVGDLNGFHQMGSGLGASGGSLFNFQQQTPSFPFMAGLDPTPAGLMFETSGVEVPGYNQVRPRAPSAGMSISQMASVKMELESQQQQQQQQQNQELNLSRQLLGMNNNSGNDQFWSNGGGRGSGGSSTTTAWTDLLGFNSTSTTSNNINNPL